A window of Photobacterium sp. GJ3 contains these coding sequences:
- the aceA gene encoding isocitrate lyase, which yields MTLTRQQQIEAIEKDWAENPRWKNVKRTYTAEDVVNLQGSVVPANTLAQRGADKLWDLVNGAAKKGYVNCLGALTGGQAVQQAKAGIEAIYLSGWQVAADNNTASSMYPDQSLYPVDSVPAVVKRINNSFRRADQIQWANGKSPEEGGIDYFLPIVADAEAGFGGVLNAYELMRSMIDAGAAGVHFEDQLASVKKCGHMGGKVLVPTQEAVQKLVAARLAADVAGTTTLVIARTDANAADLLTSDCDAYDADFITGERTPEGFYRVRAGIDQAIARGLAYAPYADLIWCETATPCLEEARKFAEAIHAEYPDQLLAYNCSPSFNWEKNLDAATIAKFQQELSDMGYKYQFITLAGIHNMWFNMFELAHAYAQGEGMRHYVEKVQRPEFAAAEKGYTFVAHQQEVGTGYFDKMTNVIQGGNSSVTALTGSTEEDQF from the coding sequence ATGACACTGACTCGCCAGCAACAGATTGAAGCCATTGAAAAGGACTGGGCTGAGAATCCGCGTTGGAAAAACGTGAAGCGTACCTATACCGCGGAAGACGTGGTGAACCTTCAGGGTTCCGTCGTCCCGGCGAACACACTGGCTCAGCGCGGTGCTGACAAGCTGTGGGATCTGGTGAACGGTGCTGCGAAAAAAGGGTACGTGAACTGTCTGGGTGCGCTGACCGGTGGTCAGGCTGTCCAGCAGGCGAAAGCTGGAATTGAGGCGATTTACCTGTCTGGCTGGCAGGTGGCGGCAGATAATAACACGGCCTCTTCGATGTATCCGGATCAGTCGCTGTATCCGGTGGATTCTGTCCCGGCCGTGGTGAAGCGAATCAACAACTCTTTCCGCCGGGCTGATCAGATTCAGTGGGCGAATGGGAAGAGTCCGGAAGAAGGCGGTATTGACTACTTCCTGCCAATTGTCGCAGATGCAGAAGCCGGTTTTGGTGGTGTTCTGAATGCTTACGAGCTGATGCGCAGCATGATTGACGCGGGTGCGGCCGGGGTTCACTTTGAAGACCAGCTGGCTTCTGTGAAGAAGTGTGGCCACATGGGCGGCAAAGTGCTGGTGCCGACGCAGGAAGCCGTTCAGAAATTGGTTGCCGCCCGTCTGGCCGCAGACGTTGCAGGTACAACCACGCTGGTGATTGCGCGGACCGATGCCAATGCTGCTGATCTGCTGACCTCGGACTGTGATGCATACGATGCCGACTTCATCACCGGTGAGCGGACTCCGGAAGGTTTCTATCGCGTTCGCGCCGGCATTGATCAGGCGATCGCCCGTGGTCTGGCTTACGCACCATATGCCGACCTGATCTGGTGTGAAACGGCGACGCCGTGTCTGGAGGAAGCCCGTAAGTTTGCAGAAGCGATTCATGCAGAATATCCGGATCAGCTGCTGGCCTATAACTGCTCCCCGTCTTTCAACTGGGAGAAGAATCTGGATGCTGCAACCATTGCGAAGTTCCAGCAGGAACTGTCTGACATGGGCTACAAGTATCAGTTCATTACTCTGGCAGGGATCCATAACATGTGGTTCAACATGTTTGAACTGGCCCACGCTTATGCGCAGGGCGAAGGCATGCGTCATTATGTCGAGAAAGTACAGCGTCCTGAGTTTGCGGCAGCAGAGAAGGGTTATACCTTCGTGGCGCACCAGCAGGAAGTGGGTACTGGTTATTTCGACAAGATGACCAATGTGATTCAGGGCGGAAACTCTTCAGTGACCGCGCTGACCGGCTCGACCGAGGAAGATCAGTTCTGA
- a CDS encoding ACP phosphodiesterase: MNFLAHLHLADHCQSHLTGNLLADFVRGDPYRQYSPEVAAGIRLHRFVDGFIDSQPEVRAWRQAFPPAIRRVSGIALDMIWDHYLARHWTAFHTLPLTAFVALARAEIEGFAEPVPETYQQMTTRMWEQAWLLEYRRAESIHHALARMAARRPKLHALSECPQFLTTHYAALEESFLILYPRLMAASRMYWQENQARLIQPDPAGSSKD, from the coding sequence ATGAATTTCCTTGCACATCTGCATCTGGCCGATCATTGCCAGAGCCATCTGACCGGCAACCTGCTGGCTGATTTTGTCCGTGGTGACCCATACAGGCAATACTCGCCAGAAGTGGCTGCGGGGATCCGGCTGCATCGCTTTGTCGACGGCTTTATTGACAGCCAGCCCGAAGTCCGGGCCTGGCGTCAGGCGTTTCCGCCCGCGATCCGCCGGGTCAGCGGCATTGCTCTGGATATGATCTGGGACCATTATCTGGCACGACACTGGACTGCATTTCATACGTTACCGCTCACCGCATTTGTTGCACTGGCCAGAGCGGAAATCGAAGGTTTTGCCGAACCCGTACCAGAGACGTACCAGCAAATGACCACGCGAATGTGGGAACAAGCGTGGTTGCTGGAGTACCGCCGGGCTGAAAGTATTCATCATGCGTTGGCGCGGATGGCCGCCAGACGTCCCAAACTGCATGCACTGTCTGAGTGCCCGCAGTTTCTGACGACACATTACGCTGCACTGGAGGAGAGTTTCCTGATTCTGTACCCGAGATTGATGGCGGCAAGCCGGATGTACTGGCAGGAAAATCAGGCAAGGTTGATTCAGCCGGATCCGGCTGGTTCTTCGAAAGATTAA
- a CDS encoding trypsin-like serine protease, with translation MRISKAMKVSTGVALVISVLSCSVFAQQNSSQDEVSAVAKIIGGTPAEQNALPWQALIYIDYGRDGQDIFQCGGVIIDAMTVLTAAHCMEQNQVVAMPFEILVWGGITATSSARQSNAYTVASVTIHPDFDADTFANDIALLRLNSALTGDVQPIQIATISEQFEADLTFDNTYTQGGVNPENLLVSGWGLTSTEPDAIVSDTLQQVLLSGVPDEVCDRVWSNINLGNRDQVICAISPSPAVERDSCQGDSGGPLVWQNPQNEGDPDFGLRLVGLVSFGAQCASDVPAVYTEVSHYRTWIGSVAGVGLDFDPDPVYITDPFERANMNPESSFQDAETPVQSGLSRSDSGGGSLAPGGLLGLLSLLYWRRKK, from the coding sequence ATGCGAATCTCAAAAGCGATGAAGGTTTCTACAGGGGTGGCACTGGTCATTTCTGTACTCAGTTGTTCTGTTTTTGCGCAGCAAAATTCTTCACAAGATGAAGTCTCTGCGGTGGCGAAAATCATTGGCGGAACACCAGCCGAGCAGAATGCATTACCCTGGCAGGCTTTAATTTATATTGATTATGGCCGGGATGGGCAGGATATCTTTCAATGTGGCGGGGTGATCATCGATGCGATGACCGTCCTGACTGCGGCACATTGCATGGAACAGAACCAAGTTGTTGCCATGCCTTTTGAAATATTAGTCTGGGGAGGTATTACTGCGACCAGCAGTGCCCGGCAGAGCAATGCCTATACAGTGGCCAGTGTGACCATTCATCCTGATTTTGACGCTGATACCTTCGCCAATGATATTGCGTTGCTGCGATTGAATTCTGCACTCACCGGTGATGTACAGCCGATTCAGATTGCCACGATCAGTGAGCAGTTTGAGGCCGATCTGACTTTCGACAATACCTATACCCAAGGGGGTGTCAATCCGGAAAATCTGCTGGTTTCCGGCTGGGGCCTGACGTCTACTGAGCCTGATGCCATAGTCTCTGATACGTTACAGCAGGTACTGCTGTCTGGGGTGCCGGATGAGGTGTGTGATCGGGTCTGGAGTAATATTAATCTCGGGAACCGGGACCAGGTTATTTGCGCGATCTCTCCGTCACCGGCGGTTGAGCGGGACAGTTGCCAGGGGGATTCCGGCGGACCCCTGGTATGGCAAAACCCGCAGAATGAGGGTGATCCGGACTTCGGACTCCGGCTGGTCGGGCTGGTGAGTTTTGGGGCTCAGTGTGCCTCCGATGTGCCGGCAGTGTATACGGAAGTGTCGCATTACCGGACCTGGATTGGCTCTGTCGCGGGTGTCGGGCTGGATTTTGACCCCGATCCGGTTTACATCACCGATCCATTTGAACGGGCCAACATGAATCCAGAATCGTCTTTTCAAGATGCAGAAACACCCGTTCAATCAGGACTGTCCCGTTCTGACAGCGGTGGTGGCAGTCTGGCGCCTGGCGGACTGTTGGGATTACTCTCCCTGTTGTACTGGCGCAGGAAAAAGTAA
- a CDS encoding serine protease, translated as MGNTENPPEARIIGGISAMPGEVPWQAFISIDFSSNGTEAYQCGGVVVDARTVLTAAHCIINAGRRATPEHVRVWAGITSLLGATSRSVTPVSAITVHPAYNSSNFNHDIAILQLAMDLPEAAIPIQIASVATQQRADNAFANTWVVNGDRPGNLLVTGWGSTTPNPDAPGATQLQQTLLSGVPDRNCDMLWGSSVNPQVYRIFVCASPPSPRLSRDSCYGDSGGPLVWQDPQASSDPDFGLRLVGLVSFGEGCAGNLPGVYTQVSTYLDWIAAVVGSGFVATPASVFAMNPFLKDYSQAGLENFNVQSSGGGGDDSGGGLSLLILLALTGLAILRTRR; from the coding sequence ATGGGGAACACGGAAAATCCACCTGAAGCCAGAATCATTGGCGGTATCTCCGCCATGCCGGGGGAAGTGCCCTGGCAGGCGTTCATCAGTATCGATTTCTCCAGCAACGGGACAGAAGCCTATCAGTGTGGGGGCGTGGTGGTTGATGCCAGAACTGTCCTGACAGCTGCCCATTGCATCATCAATGCCGGGCGAAGAGCGACACCTGAGCATGTCCGGGTCTGGGCCGGTATTACTTCACTGCTTGGGGCAACCAGTCGCAGCGTCACGCCCGTGAGCGCCATTACGGTCCATCCGGCTTATAACAGCAGTAATTTCAATCATGACATTGCCATATTGCAATTGGCGATGGATCTGCCCGAAGCGGCAATCCCTATCCAGATTGCGTCTGTAGCCACACAACAGCGAGCAGATAATGCGTTTGCCAATACCTGGGTGGTGAATGGTGATCGACCGGGAAACCTGCTGGTGACAGGGTGGGGCAGTACAACGCCAAATCCGGACGCACCCGGGGCAACGCAACTTCAGCAAACCTTGTTATCCGGTGTGCCGGACAGGAACTGCGACATGCTGTGGGGCAGTTCGGTGAATCCGCAGGTGTACCGTATTTTTGTGTGTGCTTCTCCCCCTTCTCCCCGGTTGTCGCGGGACAGTTGTTATGGTGATTCCGGCGGGCCGCTGGTTTGGCAGGATCCGCAGGCGAGCAGTGATCCGGACTTCGGCCTGCGTCTGGTCGGGCTGGTGAGCTTCGGCGAAGGATGTGCCGGAAACCTGCCGGGCGTCTATACACAAGTGTCAACCTATCTGGATTGGATTGCCGCGGTAGTGGGCAGCGGTTTTGTCGCAACCCCGGCTTCCGTTTTTGCCATGAATCCTTTTTTGAAAGATTACAGTCAGGCCGGGCTGGAGAACTTTAATGTTCAGAGCAGTGGCGGCGGCGGAGATGACAGTGGTGGTGGTCTGTCGTTGTTGATTTTACTGGCCCTGACTGGGCTGGCCATCCTGCGAACCCGACGCTGA
- the queA gene encoding tRNA preQ1(34) S-adenosylmethionine ribosyltransferase-isomerase QueA — protein sequence MQVSDFHFDLPDELIARYPQPERSASRLLQLDGNSGEIAHQSFKNVLDLVQPGDLLVFNNTRVIPARLFGRKASGGKLEVLVERLLDDQSILAHVRASKAPKPGTQLLLGENDEFEAEMVARHDALFEIRFNSELTVLDILEQVGHMPLPPYIDRPDEDADKERYQTVYNAKPGAVAAPTAGLHFDDQLLADIKAKGVEFAFVTLHVGAGTFQPVRVDNIHDHHMHAEYVEVPQEVVDAIQATRARGGRVIAVGTTSVRSLESAAQDALKNGTELVPFFGDTDIFIFPGYEFQLVDVLITNFHLPESTLIMLVSAFAGYEHTMNAYRQAVAEQYRFFSYGDSMLITRRQAE from the coding sequence ATGCAAGTTTCAGATTTTCACTTTGACCTTCCCGATGAATTGATCGCGCGATATCCGCAACCTGAGCGGTCTGCGAGCCGTTTACTGCAATTAGACGGCAATAGCGGTGAGATTGCGCATCAATCGTTTAAAAATGTGTTGGATCTGGTTCAGCCAGGTGACTTGCTAGTGTTTAACAACACGCGAGTGATTCCGGCACGTCTGTTCGGCCGTAAGGCAAGTGGCGGTAAGCTGGAAGTTCTGGTTGAGCGGCTGCTGGATGATCAAAGCATTCTGGCACATGTTCGTGCTTCAAAGGCACCGAAGCCGGGTACACAACTGCTGCTGGGCGAAAACGATGAATTCGAAGCCGAAATGGTTGCCCGCCATGACGCTCTGTTTGAAATTCGATTCAACAGCGAGCTGACCGTACTGGACATTCTGGAACAGGTCGGCCATATGCCATTGCCGCCTTATATCGACCGCCCGGACGAAGATGCAGACAAAGAGCGTTATCAGACCGTCTATAACGCTAAGCCAGGTGCGGTTGCAGCACCGACGGCTGGACTTCATTTTGATGATCAGCTGCTGGCAGACATCAAAGCCAAAGGCGTTGAATTTGCTTTTGTGACCCTGCATGTTGGTGCGGGAACATTCCAGCCGGTTCGCGTTGATAACATTCATGACCATCACATGCATGCGGAATACGTAGAAGTACCGCAGGAGGTTGTCGATGCGATTCAGGCAACCCGTGCTCGGGGCGGTCGCGTGATTGCAGTGGGCACTACTTCAGTTCGTTCACTGGAAAGTGCAGCACAGGATGCCCTGAAAAACGGCACTGAACTGGTCCCGTTCTTTGGCGACACCGACATTTTCATTTTCCCGGGCTACGAATTCCAGTTGGTGGACGTATTGATTACGAACTTCCATCTGCCGGAATCAACACTGATCATGCTGGTCAGTGCTTTTGCGGGATATGAGCACACCATGAATGCTTATCGTCAGGCGGTTGCAGAGCAGTACCGCTTCTTCAGTTATGGGGATTCCATGCTGATCACGCGGCGGCAGGCTGAATAA